From the genome of Sphingobacterium kitahiroshimense, one region includes:
- a CDS encoding AI-2E family transporter, which yields MESKSGKKPYSVELASSLFALALIIGFLYVTQSVIVPLLFAIILSMTLYPIASFFENKLRFGKAAASIMAVIIAILIISTLIWFIVHQSIIIGKDAVAIQEKVLAAVESIQNWIQSQFGLERSEVIQKMKEQGNNALENVGGYMSTAFGSIGSTLAGVILVPIFIFFLLYYRDFFKEFFFKSFKNTDNKKIHAVLSKIYEVVQSYCLGLVTVMGIVAVLNTVGLMLMGIQYAWFFGSMASLLMLLPYIGIAIGSILPALFALATKDSALYAVGVIAWFQVVQFLEGNIITPNIVGSKVSINPLMAIIAILLGGMIFGLAGLILALPMFATLKVIFDAIPSMEPIGYLIGEPEKEHLKRNATQELLQKWGIVRKPKKFLPPTVVESASPDDTNSTDKKL from the coding sequence ATGGAAAGTAAATCAGGAAAAAAACCGTATTCAGTTGAGCTTGCCTCAAGTTTGTTTGCCCTGGCATTAATCATCGGATTTTTATATGTCACTCAAAGTGTTATCGTACCGTTACTTTTTGCGATCATTCTTTCAATGACGCTCTACCCGATTGCATCATTTTTTGAAAATAAATTGAGATTTGGAAAGGCGGCCGCTTCGATCATGGCTGTTATTATTGCCATCTTAATTATCAGCACTTTGATATGGTTTATTGTACATCAAAGTATTATTATTGGAAAAGATGCTGTGGCGATTCAGGAAAAAGTATTGGCTGCTGTAGAATCAATACAGAACTGGATTCAATCTCAATTTGGATTAGAGCGAAGTGAGGTGATTCAAAAGATGAAAGAGCAAGGAAATAATGCTTTGGAAAATGTGGGTGGTTATATGTCTACCGCTTTTGGTTCAATCGGAAGTACATTAGCAGGTGTTATATTAGTTCCTATCTTTATTTTCTTTCTCCTTTACTACCGTGATTTTTTCAAAGAGTTTTTCTTTAAATCGTTCAAAAACACGGATAACAAGAAAATTCATGCTGTACTGAGCAAAATCTATGAGGTGGTACAAAGTTATTGTTTGGGGCTTGTAACAGTGATGGGAATTGTCGCTGTACTGAATACTGTTGGTCTCATGTTGATGGGTATTCAATACGCCTGGTTTTTCGGTTCTATGGCTTCTTTACTCATGTTATTGCCTTATATCGGTATCGCTATTGGCTCAATCTTACCGGCTTTGTTTGCTTTGGCAACAAAAGATAGCGCTTTATATGCGGTCGGTGTGATTGCTTGGTTCCAAGTGGTTCAATTTTTAGAAGGTAATATCATTACTCCTAATATCGTCGGCAGTAAAGTAAGTATCAATCCCCTGATGGCTATTATTGCTATTCTACTGGGCGGAATGATTTTTGGTTTAGCAGGATTAATTCTAGCGCTACCCATGTTCGCAACTTTAAAGGTGATTTTTGATGCGATCCCCAGCATGGAGCCTATCGGATATTTAATCGGTGAGCCTGAAAAAGAGCATCTCAAACGAAATGCAACACAGGAATTGCTTCAAAAATGGGGAATCGTACGGAAACCTAAAAAGTTTCTTCCACCAACTGTTGTTGAATCGGCTTCGCCGGATGATACAAACAGTACTGATAAAAAACTGTAA
- a CDS encoding sterol desaturase family protein, translating into MDTMGGEIVDYLHQADFSVVVQIAFLGNFLLFFLSIIFYAVAHYLYNSKQELVERHPILKADIGNAILNISLNAVVAIAGIYMLRIGWIKIVDLDWKVFPIKFLGVLFLVDFLMFILHWLVHKSILYRYFHYRHHTFERTNALSLFVMHPLENVMFGAILIITFMLISCDIFTVGFYLGFNLLWAILGHIGFNLFEFKNRWITNGLFHMNHHHDIHVNFGFYTSIWDRLFKTHRES; encoded by the coding sequence ATGGATACAATGGGGGGAGAAATTGTTGATTACTTACATCAGGCAGATTTTTCGGTAGTCGTACAAATAGCATTTCTAGGGAATTTTCTGCTATTTTTCTTATCCATCATATTTTATGCTGTGGCGCACTATCTGTATAACAGCAAGCAGGAGTTGGTTGAGCGTCATCCCATATTGAAAGCAGATATAGGAAATGCAATTTTAAATATCTCCCTTAATGCGGTTGTTGCCATTGCGGGCATTTATATGTTAAGAATTGGATGGATTAAAATAGTTGATCTTGATTGGAAGGTATTTCCAATCAAATTTTTAGGCGTTTTGTTTCTTGTGGATTTTTTGATGTTTATACTGCACTGGCTTGTTCACAAATCTATTTTATACCGTTATTTTCATTATAGGCACCATACTTTCGAACGTACAAATGCATTGAGTCTCTTTGTGATGCATCCACTAGAAAATGTGATGTTCGGAGCCATTCTGATCATCACCTTTATGTTAATTTCCTGCGATATTTTTACAGTTGGTTTTTATCTAGGATTCAATCTCTTGTGGGCAATATTAGGACATATTGGGTTTAATCTGTTTGAGTTTAAAAATCGATGGATCACCAATGGTCTTTTTCATATGAATCATCATCATGATATTCATGTCAATTTTGGTTTTTATACCTCAATCTGGGATAGACTATTCAAAACTCATCGGGAATCCTGA
- a CDS encoding GNAT family N-acetyltransferase: protein MKYVPTLETERLLIRPITLDDIEAFYAMDSQPEVHLYLNRSPLKSSEEAKDYILSLLQQYDAYGTGRVAVIEKATNQFIGWTGFKFIDEPMNDRVNFLDFGYRYRKESWGKGYATEAALACIAFYYENMTHIPLHAITHVDNQGSRNVLEKAGFKITDTFKFTIWDMDCYWYDRVEDAK, encoded by the coding sequence ATGAAATACGTACCTACACTCGAAACGGAGAGACTACTTATTCGTCCGATAACTTTAGATGATATTGAAGCATTCTATGCGATGGATTCGCAACCGGAAGTTCATCTTTATTTAAACAGATCTCCTTTAAAATCGAGTGAAGAGGCAAAAGATTATATTCTTAGTTTGCTGCAGCAATATGACGCATATGGTACAGGACGTGTTGCTGTTATTGAAAAAGCAACAAATCAATTTATAGGCTGGACCGGATTTAAATTTATCGACGAACCGATGAATGATCGGGTCAATTTTCTAGACTTTGGCTATCGCTATCGTAAAGAGTCCTGGGGTAAAGGTTATGCCACAGAAGCGGCATTGGCCTGTATTGCCTTTTACTATGAAAACATGACGCATATACCTCTCCATGCCATTACGCACGTCGATAATCAAGGTTCGCGAAATGTATTGGAGAAGGCTGGATTTAAGATTACGGATACTTTTAAGTTTACCATCTGGGACATGGACTGTTATTGGTATGATCGGGTTGAAGATGCTAAATAA
- a CDS encoding TrmH family RNA methyltransferase, translated as MLSKAQITLISSLQNKKFRKQHGLFIVEGIKSVIEFLSSSYQVDSLFYTEDVLAKVGKISGKIKSYVLTENEFQKISSLKSPQGILALVHIPKQKALAIKDFKGQHTLLLDDIQDPGNLGTIIRTAEWFGFQQILCSIGTVDAYNPKVVQATMGSLSRIEIHYLDLKAFIQEAQIPVFGALLNGDSIYETDWRDEGLLILGNEGNGISDELIELVDKPVTIPRIGEAESLNVAVATTIFCSEIARTKKL; from the coding sequence ATGTTGTCAAAAGCACAAATTACTCTAATATCATCACTTCAAAATAAAAAGTTTCGCAAACAACATGGTCTTTTTATTGTCGAAGGAATAAAATCTGTTATCGAATTTCTATCTTCCTCCTATCAAGTTGACAGCTTATTTTATACAGAAGATGTACTCGCAAAAGTGGGTAAAATATCGGGAAAAATAAAATCTTATGTGCTGACTGAAAACGAATTTCAAAAAATCAGCAGCTTAAAATCTCCACAGGGTATACTGGCTCTGGTACATATACCGAAACAGAAGGCATTAGCCATAAAAGATTTCAAAGGACAGCATACCTTACTCTTGGACGACATTCAGGATCCTGGAAATCTCGGCACCATTATCCGCACAGCCGAATGGTTTGGTTTTCAACAGATCCTTTGTTCAATTGGTACTGTCGATGCTTATAATCCTAAAGTTGTTCAGGCTACAATGGGTTCTCTTTCACGTATCGAGATCCATTATCTCGATTTAAAAGCTTTTATTCAAGAGGCTCAAATACCTGTTTTTGGTGCTTTACTCAACGGCGATAGTATTTACGAAACCGACTGGAGAGATGAAGGTCTCCTTATTCTGGGAAATGAGGGAAATGGCATTTCGGATGAACTAATTGAATTGGTCGACAAACCGGTCACGATTCCGAGGATCGGTGAGGCAGAATCTTTAAATGTCGCTGTAGCAACCACCATCTTTTGTTCGGAAATAGCGCGAACAAAAAAATTATAA
- a CDS encoding MFS transporter — translation MTENKSIYTLQFALLCLSSLLFSASFNMIIPELPNYLSQMGGAEHKGLIIALFTLTAGISRPFSGKLTDRWGRVPVMAIGSIVCFLCGFLYPVLTTVSGFLLLRLIHGFSTGFKPTATSAYVADIIPRERWGEALGMHGLCFAIGGAVGPAIGSAIFQYFGINIMFYSSSLFALLSIVIVMNMKETLAKKEKLNLSMFKISRTDIIDIGVLPAGIVTFLSYSAFGAILTLIPDWSDHLNLSNKGIFFAAYTIASILIRFISGKASDRYGRTKVIMIGLFIVGISLYLIGQGDSFNKLMLGASIYGIGTGILSPAINAWTIDLGKHNQRGRAVATMYISMEAGIGLGALFAGMYYQDIITRIPQVMYFNALFLGIALLYMFFWQGFSYRKKKA, via the coding sequence ATGACTGAAAATAAATCCATATATACATTACAATTTGCCCTTCTCTGCCTGAGTTCGCTACTGTTCTCAGCGAGTTTCAATATGATTATTCCAGAGCTTCCGAACTACTTGAGCCAAATGGGGGGAGCCGAACATAAGGGTCTAATCATAGCCTTATTTACTTTAACAGCTGGTATCTCGCGTCCTTTCAGTGGTAAATTGACCGATCGATGGGGTCGCGTGCCGGTCATGGCCATCGGGTCTATTGTTTGTTTCTTATGCGGTTTTCTATATCCTGTGCTCACGACAGTCTCCGGTTTTCTTCTTTTGAGATTGATTCATGGTTTTTCAACAGGTTTCAAACCTACTGCTACTTCAGCTTACGTTGCTGATATCATACCACGCGAACGCTGGGGTGAAGCTTTGGGGATGCATGGTCTCTGTTTTGCAATTGGCGGTGCAGTAGGTCCCGCTATCGGTAGTGCTATTTTCCAGTATTTTGGTATCAATATCATGTTCTATAGCTCATCGCTTTTTGCGCTTCTTTCTATTGTTATTGTCATGAATATGAAGGAAACACTTGCAAAAAAAGAAAAGCTAAATTTATCCATGTTCAAAATCTCGCGTACCGACATCATTGATATCGGTGTATTACCAGCGGGAATTGTAACGTTTCTATCTTACTCCGCATTTGGAGCCATATTGACATTAATCCCCGATTGGAGTGATCACCTCAATCTGAGCAATAAGGGGATATTCTTTGCCGCATATACGATTGCATCAATTTTGATCCGCTTCATATCAGGAAAAGCATCGGACAGATATGGACGTACCAAAGTAATTATGATCGGGTTATTTATTGTTGGTATTTCTTTATACCTCATTGGACAGGGAGATTCCTTTAACAAACTGATGTTAGGTGCAAGTATATACGGTATCGGTACAGGAATCTTATCTCCTGCGATCAATGCCTGGACCATAGACCTTGGTAAGCATAATCAACGTGGACGTGCGGTAGCGACGATGTACATATCGATGGAGGCAGGTATTGGTTTAGGAGCCTTATTTGCAGGGATGTACTATCAGGATATTATCACCAGGATACCGCAAGTGATGTATTTTAATGCTTTGTTTTTAGGTATCGCTTTACTGTATATGTTTTTTTGGCAAGGATTTAGCTATAGAAAGAAAAAAGCTTAA
- a CDS encoding DNA gyrase/topoisomerase IV subunit A — translation MSEETNYPADDNQEELNNGQTNNSKTIPLSGLYENWFLDYASYVILDRAVPHINDGFKPVQRRILHSLKEMDDGRYNKAANVIGNTMKYHPHGDASIGDAMVQIGQKNLLIDCQGNWGDPITGDASAAPRYIEGRLSKFALDVVFNPETTNWQLSYDGRNKEPVTLPVKFPLLLAQGAEGIAVGLATKIMPHNFLELIDGSIQVLNGERPHILPDFPTGGMADCSAYNEGQRGGKIRVRAKIEERDKKTLAITEIPFGTTTGGLIDSVVAANDKGKIKIKKIEDNTAEFVEIIVHLAPGISPDVTIDALFAFTACEVSISPNTCVIKEDKPHFLSVNDILIENTINTKNLLKQELEIKLHDLLEKIFFSSLLKIFIQEGMYKHPQYENAGDFDTVVEVLNGLFEPFFSQFYRPIVPEDYKRLIDKPMSSITRFDVKKADDQMASLEDEIKNVKRHLKHLTDYAIAWYERLRDKYGKGRGRKTELRAFDRVEATQVALANAKLYVNREEGFIGSGMKKDEFVCDCSDIDDIIVFRADGKYVVTKIQDKVFVGKDIIHVAVFKKGDERTIYNAIYKEGDTGTSFIKRFAVVGVTRDKEYDISKGSKGSKVTYFTANPNGEAEIVNIQLKPHTKLRKLNFDMNFAEIAIKGRASQGNIVSKYPVKKITFKSAGVSTLAGRKIWFDKITKRLNADERGQYLGEFDGDDKILIVMSDGTYELSNFDLSNYFDDKMIRIEKYFPDHVYTAIHQDGKSGTYYVKRFKFDDIPVGKSVSFINDEPGSKLIVLTNSTEPVVHLEVLKGKSQTEESLDQPLNEIIDVKGLKAQGNRLSFHTVKSVKLTTDEIDLAVNAKEEVTAPTETSESGEETEKTAEATNSQSDIKLEITNPDDIQTDNGGQIELF, via the coding sequence ATGAGTGAAGAAACAAACTATCCTGCAGACGATAATCAAGAAGAATTAAATAACGGACAGACAAATAACAGTAAAACAATTCCACTTTCGGGTTTGTATGAAAACTGGTTTTTGGACTATGCATCTTATGTTATTTTAGATCGCGCTGTACCTCATATCAATGATGGTTTTAAACCTGTACAACGACGTATCCTCCATTCATTGAAAGAGATGGATGACGGAAGATATAACAAAGCCGCCAATGTAATTGGTAACACGATGAAATATCATCCTCATGGTGATGCTTCAATCGGCGATGCTATGGTTCAGATCGGTCAAAAAAATCTACTGATTGACTGTCAGGGGAACTGGGGTGATCCTATTACCGGAGATGCTTCTGCTGCTCCTCGTTATATCGAAGGACGTCTATCGAAGTTTGCTCTGGATGTTGTCTTCAATCCAGAAACTACAAACTGGCAATTGAGTTATGACGGCCGTAATAAAGAACCGGTTACATTACCTGTAAAATTCCCGCTATTGCTAGCTCAAGGTGCTGAGGGTATTGCTGTAGGTTTGGCTACCAAAATTATGCCTCATAATTTTCTGGAGTTAATTGATGGTTCTATTCAGGTTTTGAATGGCGAAAGACCACATATCCTTCCTGATTTTCCAACGGGGGGAATGGCAGATTGCTCAGCTTATAATGAGGGTCAACGCGGTGGCAAGATACGTGTACGTGCAAAAATTGAAGAGCGTGATAAGAAAACTTTAGCGATTACTGAAATTCCTTTTGGAACAACTACCGGTGGATTGATAGACAGCGTAGTTGCTGCTAATGATAAGGGAAAAATCAAAATCAAGAAAATCGAAGATAATACGGCAGAGTTTGTGGAGATTATAGTGCATCTAGCTCCGGGAATATCTCCTGATGTTACGATTGATGCTTTATTTGCTTTCACAGCCTGTGAGGTGTCCATTTCACCAAATACCTGTGTGATCAAAGAAGATAAACCGCACTTTTTGAGTGTTAATGATATCTTGATTGAAAACACCATCAATACAAAGAACTTATTAAAACAAGAACTTGAAATCAAATTACATGATCTCTTAGAGAAGATATTCTTCAGCAGTTTACTGAAAATCTTCATTCAAGAAGGTATGTATAAGCATCCTCAATACGAAAATGCTGGAGATTTCGATACGGTTGTTGAAGTGCTAAATGGTCTTTTCGAACCGTTCTTCTCCCAGTTCTACCGTCCTATCGTCCCTGAAGATTATAAGCGATTGATCGATAAACCGATGAGTAGCATCACGCGCTTTGATGTGAAAAAGGCTGATGATCAGATGGCTTCTCTAGAGGATGAAATCAAGAATGTTAAACGCCATCTTAAACACTTGACTGACTATGCAATTGCATGGTATGAAAGATTGCGTGATAAATATGGTAAAGGTCGTGGCCGCAAGACTGAATTAAGAGCTTTTGATCGCGTTGAAGCTACACAGGTAGCTTTGGCCAATGCAAAACTATATGTCAACCGCGAAGAGGGTTTCATCGGTTCAGGCATGAAGAAAGACGAGTTTGTGTGCGACTGTTCGGACATCGATGACATCATTGTTTTCCGTGCGGATGGTAAGTATGTCGTTACCAAAATTCAGGACAAAGTATTTGTCGGAAAAGATATCATCCATGTCGCTGTCTTTAAAAAAGGTGATGAGCGAACAATTTACAATGCCATCTATAAAGAAGGAGACACGGGTACAAGTTTCATCAAACGTTTTGCTGTTGTCGGTGTGACACGTGATAAAGAATATGACATCAGCAAAGGATCAAAGGGGTCTAAAGTAACTTACTTCACTGCAAATCCGAATGGAGAGGCGGAGATTGTCAATATTCAGCTGAAACCGCATACGAAATTGAGAAAGCTTAATTTTGATATGAATTTTGCTGAGATTGCTATTAAAGGCCGTGCATCTCAAGGAAATATTGTTTCGAAATATCCGGTTAAAAAGATCACATTCAAAAGCGCCGGGGTTTCTACCTTAGCTGGCCGTAAGATCTGGTTTGATAAAATAACGAAACGTCTAAATGCTGATGAAAGAGGTCAGTATTTAGGGGAGTTTGATGGTGACGACAAAATTTTGATCGTCATGTCGGACGGTACTTACGAGCTGTCTAATTTTGATCTGAGCAATTATTTCGATGATAAGATGATTCGCATCGAGAAATACTTCCCTGATCATGTCTATACTGCAATCCATCAAGATGGTAAATCGGGTACCTACTATGTGAAGCGATTTAAATTTGATGATATTCCTGTCGGTAAAAGTGTATCATTTATTAATGATGAACCGGGTTCAAAACTTATCGTGCTGACAAACAGTACAGAGCCTGTGGTACACCTGGAAGTTCTGAAAGGAAAATCGCAGACAGAGGAGAGTTTAGATCAACCTTTGAATGAGATCATTGATGTCAAAGGTTTGAAAGCGCAAGGTAACCGCCTATCCTTTCATACGGTGAAGAGTGTTAAACTGACTACTGATGAAATTGATCTGGCCGTGAATGCTAAGGAAGAGGTGACAGCTCCTACTGAAACTTCTGAATCTGGTGAGGAAACGGAAAAGACAGCTGAAGCAACGAATAGCCAAAGTGATATTAAACTGGAAATAACAAATCCTGACGATATCCAAACGGATAATGGCGGTCAGATTGAGTTATTCTAA
- a CDS encoding BamA/TamA family outer membrane protein gives MINNQRLLAFTSITLLLLIFTSCRTARFLNEDQALVDHVDIHGVKPELKETTSLYISNEIKVNSRVNLFIYNLFNTKDGKYKKRNIRNVGEAPHLLDSGLVDLSATQIKRFLFTKGYFGASVTPEIAVKKKRATIHFNVTQGDPYYMSKITYNFADPIVADLYKKEVKPATVIKEGDQYDAVNLITEREKLYMAMRDHGYFDYIRQYMRVAVDSISKKNQLNLEVQVENPSDSTKHQAYTIDNIFVTIRNFGTAKKEIKQTFDSINKIHFTDETNNFRLKPLTRYMYIKSGNPYNLTKENLSYDRLYEMNGFRSVKIHYQKTDSNKLDAFYEMVPRPLMGNQIEGEFTLSSGMSGFNIGNTFSHRNIFGGAELLEVKLRYGILFDPRLSGSISNKIFNNDIQIGVNLIVPRMMTPFPVSNTAQYGLAKTTFSTSLQIFNQDATYSNRYFINTLNYSWHESANKFHSFTPIVLEYRQGRLNDNFAQNLIDQGYLLYVRSNNREYFGLGSQYAFTYNAKKLTKKENFNYFKGSVDLSGNILDLVSRVVKFDRTADGEKRVLGVPYLQYAKTELDYRLYRNLGGNRQFVFRINPGIAIPYGNNSTLMIFEKSFYGGGMNGMRAWQARTLGPGNYNRESVSEDLRLNLRNLDQLGEIKIEGNAEYRFRILNSVLGAKMNGATFVDFGNVWRLKENELNPGGEFKFNKFLSQIAIGTGFGLRFDSDYFIIRLDAGLKVKDPQFSGSDQWVLKHFFDSKEFKDQYYQTHRPDRYNFIQYNFGIGLPF, from the coding sequence ATGATAAATAATCAACGCCTTTTAGCTTTTACAAGTATAACGCTTTTGTTGCTAATTTTCACATCTTGCCGTACAGCACGTTTCTTAAATGAGGACCAAGCTTTGGTAGATCATGTGGATATCCATGGTGTGAAACCTGAGCTCAAAGAAACAACCTCACTCTACATCTCGAATGAGATTAAGGTCAATTCGCGGGTTAACTTATTTATCTATAATCTTTTTAATACAAAAGATGGAAAATATAAGAAACGTAATATCAGAAATGTCGGTGAAGCCCCCCATTTATTAGATTCTGGTTTAGTTGATTTATCTGCGACACAGATAAAAAGATTTTTATTTACAAAAGGTTATTTTGGTGCTAGCGTAACACCTGAAATAGCAGTTAAGAAGAAAAGAGCGACCATTCATTTTAATGTTACTCAGGGCGATCCCTACTACATGAGCAAAATTACGTACAACTTTGCAGACCCTATAGTTGCCGACCTTTATAAAAAAGAAGTAAAACCAGCTACAGTTATCAAAGAAGGAGATCAATATGATGCGGTAAACCTGATCACAGAAAGAGAAAAATTGTATATGGCTATGCGTGATCATGGCTATTTTGATTATATCCGTCAATACATGCGTGTTGCTGTAGATTCGATATCAAAGAAAAATCAGCTAAATTTAGAAGTGCAGGTTGAAAATCCAAGCGATTCAACAAAACATCAGGCATATACCATTGATAATATCTTTGTTACTATTCGAAATTTTGGAACAGCAAAGAAAGAAATTAAACAGACATTTGACAGCATCAATAAGATCCATTTCACAGACGAAACAAATAATTTTCGTCTGAAACCATTGACCAGATATATGTATATCAAATCTGGGAATCCTTACAATCTGACGAAAGAAAATCTTTCTTACGATCGTTTGTACGAAATGAATGGATTTCGGAGTGTTAAAATTCATTATCAAAAGACAGATTCAAATAAATTGGATGCTTTCTATGAGATGGTACCTCGTCCGTTGATGGGAAATCAGATTGAAGGTGAATTTACACTGAGTTCAGGTATGAGCGGTTTTAATATCGGAAATACATTTTCACATCGTAATATCTTTGGCGGAGCCGAACTATTGGAAGTAAAATTACGTTATGGTATTTTGTTTGACCCTAGACTTAGTGGTAGCATTTCTAACAAAATCTTTAATAATGATATTCAGATCGGTGTAAATCTGATTGTCCCACGTATGATGACACCTTTTCCTGTCAGCAATACCGCACAGTATGGTTTAGCCAAAACGACTTTTTCGACGAGCTTACAAATCTTCAATCAGGATGCCACCTATTCAAACCGTTATTTTATCAATACATTAAATTACTCCTGGCACGAATCTGCAAACAAATTCCACAGCTTTACGCCTATTGTATTAGAATATAGACAAGGACGTTTAAACGATAATTTTGCTCAGAACCTGATAGATCAAGGGTATTTATTGTATGTACGAAGTAATAACCGCGAGTATTTTGGTCTGGGATCCCAGTACGCATTCACTTATAACGCCAAGAAGCTGACCAAGAAGGAAAATTTTAATTATTTCAAAGGCTCAGTAGATTTAAGTGGTAATATTTTAGATCTTGTAAGCCGGGTAGTTAAGTTTGACCGGACGGCGGATGGCGAAAAAAGGGTTCTTGGAGTACCTTATTTGCAGTATGCCAAAACGGAATTAGACTATCGTCTTTATCGTAATCTAGGGGGCAATAGACAATTTGTTTTTAGGATCAATCCAGGTATTGCTATTCCTTATGGAAACAATTCGACGCTCATGATTTTCGAAAAAAGCTTTTACGGAGGCGGAATGAATGGCATGCGTGCTTGGCAAGCGAGGACATTGGGTCCCGGAAATTATAATCGCGAAAGTGTCAGTGAAGACTTACGGTTGAACCTTCGGAACTTAGATCAATTAGGGGAAATCAAAATTGAAGGAAATGCTGAATATCGTTTCCGTATATTAAATAGCGTATTAGGAGCTAAGATGAATGGTGCTACCTTCGTTGACTTTGGAAATGTTTGGCGATTAAAAGAGAACGAATTAAATCCAGGCGGAGAGTTTAAGTTTAATAAATTTTTAAGTCAGATTGCAATAGGAACGGGTTTTGGACTTCGTTTTGATTCCGACTATTTTATTATCCGATTGGATGCAGGACTTAAAGTTAAAGATCCGCAATTCTCAGGAAGCGATCAATGGGTGTTAAAGCATTTTTTCGATTCCAAAGAATTTAAGGATCAGTATTACCAGACACATAGGCCTGACCGTTATAATTTTATTCAGTATAACTTTGGTATTGGATTACCTTTTTAG
- the msrA gene encoding peptide-methionine (S)-S-oxide reductase MsrA — MKATFGGGCFWCTEVIFQNTEGVKSVLPGYMGGLNDNPTYEQVCTGTTEHVEVVQIEYDEDLVNYEELLKIFFKTHNPTTLNRQGNDVGTQYRSVVFFHDEEQEILAKNFIDELDSEDVFEDPIVTTVEPAVTFWVAENYHHNYFNTHPENPFCSVVIAPKLQKFIKEFKD; from the coding sequence ATGAAAGCAACATTTGGAGGCGGCTGTTTTTGGTGTACGGAAGTTATTTTTCAAAATACTGAAGGTGTAAAATCCGTTTTACCAGGATATATGGGCGGGCTAAATGATAATCCTACCTATGAGCAGGTATGTACAGGTACCACAGAACATGTTGAAGTGGTACAGATTGAATACGATGAAGATCTTGTTAATTACGAAGAATTATTGAAGATCTTCTTTAAAACGCATAACCCAACGACGTTAAACCGTCAAGGTAATGATGTCGGTACGCAATATAGATCGGTCGTATTTTTCCACGATGAGGAACAGGAAATACTCGCTAAGAATTTTATTGATGAGTTAGATAGTGAGGATGTTTTTGAAGATCCTATTGTGACTACTGTAGAGCCAGCGGTTACTTTTTGGGTAGCAGAAAACTATCATCACAATTATTTCAATACGCATCCTGAAAATCCTTTCTGTTCTGTTGTTATTGCACCAAAACTTCAAAAATTCATCAAAGAGTTTAAAGATTAA